Proteins found in one uncultured Desulfuromonas sp. genomic segment:
- a CDS encoding CNNM domain-containing protein produces MTEDQWYRLLTMGVLFIISAFFSGSETALLAIDRLRVKYLVEKKRRGAQELEKLLDNPEWLLGGILVGNNLVNIALSVFATTFFVELYGDYGDLLTILVLTPLLLIVSEVCPKTYAARRAEQVSFRVLRPIRGVLWILAPVIWLVTGLSSLVTRLFKVDSSASILSADEIKTMIAIGAKSGTLAGEQRRMLDGVFELSQLRVRDLMIPRTEVAGVEVEAPFQELLDEVKRSTHSRFPVYKDTLDNIMGVIHSKDVLRFVDCPHNFNMREVMRRPYFVPEAKQVEALLLAFRRRRIHLAVVLDEYGGVEGIVTLEDVLEEIVGEIRDEYDQEESGITPITPQRFLVEGGVGLRQVNRHVGLHLSEEDATTLAGLMLRCLGQIPQEGDQCDIGGVTLIARKVDQRRIDQIELCLPSLEE; encoded by the coding sequence ATGACGGAAGACCAGTGGTATCGCCTGCTGACGATGGGCGTTTTGTTTATCATATCCGCGTTCTTTTCAGGTTCGGAGACGGCTCTGTTGGCCATTGACCGGTTGCGGGTTAAATACCTGGTGGAAAAAAAGCGCCGTGGTGCGCAGGAGTTGGAAAAGCTGCTCGACAATCCTGAATGGTTGCTGGGCGGCATTCTGGTGGGTAACAACCTGGTCAATATTGCCTTGTCGGTCTTTGCCACCACCTTTTTCGTTGAACTTTATGGGGACTATGGTGATCTGTTAACCATTCTTGTGCTCACGCCGCTGCTGCTGATTGTATCCGAGGTGTGTCCCAAAACCTATGCCGCTCGCCGTGCCGAACAGGTGTCGTTTCGAGTATTACGCCCCATCCGGGGGGTTCTGTGGATTTTGGCACCGGTGATTTGGTTGGTCACCGGTCTGTCCAGCTTGGTAACCCGGCTGTTTAAGGTGGATTCTTCAGCCAGCATCCTGTCGGCGGATGAGATTAAAACCATGATTGCCATTGGCGCCAAATCGGGCACCCTGGCGGGTGAACAGCGTCGCATGCTCGACGGCGTGTTTGAGTTGTCGCAACTGCGGGTGCGCGACCTGATGATACCGCGGACTGAAGTTGCGGGTGTCGAGGTGGAGGCGCCGTTTCAGGAGTTGCTCGACGAGGTCAAGCGCTCCACCCATTCACGTTTTCCCGTGTATAAAGATACCCTCGACAACATCATGGGCGTGATCCACTCCAAGGATGTGTTGCGGTTTGTCGATTGTCCGCATAACTTCAACATGCGCGAGGTGATGCGGCGTCCCTACTTTGTCCCTGAAGCCAAGCAAGTCGAAGCATTATTGCTGGCATTTCGCCGCCGTCGCATCCATCTGGCCGTGGTGCTGGACGAATACGGTGGTGTGGAGGGGATTGTCACTCTGGAAGATGTATTGGAAGAGATCGTCGGCGAGATCCGTGATGAGTATGATCAGGAAGAATCCGGTATCACCCCGATCACGCCGCAGCGTTTTCTGGTGGAGGGTGGTGTCGGTTTGCGTCAGGTTAATCGTCATGTCGGACTGCATTTGTCGGAAGAGGATGCTACCACGTTAGCGGGGTTGATGTTGCGTTGTCTCGGACAAATTCCTCAGGAGGGCGATCAGTGTGATATCGGTGGCGTAACGTTGATTGCTCGAAAGGTGGACCAGCGGCGCATTGATCAGATTGAGCTCTGTTTGCCTTCTTTGGAAGAATGA
- the mraZ gene encoding division/cell wall cluster transcriptional repressor MraZ: MSFSGTFFNNIDPKGRLSIPAKMRGLLADVYGDEELVVTRRKDALVAYPTSEWTKIKARVDAMPNGDAKDLIYRNRISPAIDCGFDRQGRIAIPPSLRSLAMFEKEIVVVGMANKIELWSQARFNEQMQESEAQLETLKAELGDLGF, translated from the coding sequence ATGAGTTTTTCCGGGACATTCTTCAACAACATCGATCCGAAAGGACGTTTGAGCATCCCCGCCAAAATGCGTGGACTGCTGGCGGACGTCTACGGCGATGAAGAGTTGGTGGTGACCCGGCGTAAAGATGCCCTGGTAGCATACCCCACATCGGAATGGACCAAAATCAAAGCGCGGGTGGATGCCATGCCCAATGGTGACGCTAAGGACCTCATTTACCGTAACCGGATCAGTCCCGCGATTGACTGTGGGTTTGACCGTCAGGGACGCATTGCCATTCCGCCGTCACTGCGCAGTTTGGCGATGTTTGAAAAAGAGATCGTTGTCGTCGGCATGGCCAACAAAATCGAATTGTGGAGCCAGGCTCGTTTCAACGAACAAATGCAGGAATCTGAGGCTCAGCTTGAAACCCTGAAAGCCGAACTCGGCGATCTGGGCTTCTAA
- the rsmH gene encoding 16S rRNA (cytosine(1402)-N(4))-methyltransferase RsmH: protein MADNDFVHLSVLPTETLELLDLHAGDTVLDGTLGGAGHSRLILEATAPNGVLIGLDRDHDALANGAEVLAAYGDRVILRHANFADADRVVEELGLDGLNGMLLDLGVSSYQLDQAERGFSFRADAPLDMRMDQQGDETAADVVNTATVEELTLVFKKYGEERWAGRIARRIERTRQQTPITTTFQLAELVKETVPGGRVPARIHPATRVFQALRIRVNDELDSVAKGVEQGISLLKPGGVLAVISFHSLEDRIVKNIFRHRASPCVCPPRLPMCACGKKADVEVLTRRGVRAGEAEIAENPRSRSAVLRAVRRLDVAG from the coding sequence ATGGCTGATAACGATTTTGTCCATCTGTCGGTACTGCCGACAGAAACCCTGGAGTTGCTTGATCTTCATGCCGGTGACACGGTGCTTGATGGCACCCTGGGAGGAGCAGGTCATTCCCGCCTGATTCTCGAAGCTACAGCGCCAAACGGTGTGTTGATCGGTCTGGATCGTGATCATGATGCTTTGGCGAATGGTGCTGAAGTTCTGGCTGCATATGGAGACCGGGTCATCTTACGCCACGCCAATTTCGCTGATGCGGATCGGGTGGTTGAAGAGCTGGGGCTCGACGGATTAAACGGTATGCTGCTCGATCTCGGTGTTTCCTCCTATCAGTTGGATCAGGCCGAGCGGGGATTTTCGTTCCGGGCGGATGCCCCACTGGATATGCGCATGGACCAGCAGGGTGACGAAACCGCCGCCGATGTTGTGAATACCGCAACGGTGGAAGAGCTGACCTTGGTTTTTAAAAAATATGGTGAGGAACGTTGGGCCGGAAGAATTGCCCGGCGCATTGAGCGGACCCGCCAGCAGACACCGATCACCACAACGTTTCAATTGGCCGAACTGGTCAAGGAGACGGTGCCCGGTGGACGGGTTCCGGCGCGAATCCATCCGGCGACCCGGGTGTTTCAGGCGTTGCGGATTCGGGTGAACGATGAACTGGACAGTGTTGCCAAAGGCGTTGAGCAGGGCATCAGTCTGCTGAAACCCGGCGGGGTTCTGGCGGTGATCAGTTTTCATTCGCTTGAAGACCGGATTGTTAAAAATATTTTCAGACATCGTGCTTCACCGTGTGTGTGCCCACCGCGGCTGCCGATGTGTGCATGTGGCAAGAAAGCCGACGTCGAAGTGTTGACGCGGCGAGGCGTTCGCGCCGGCGAGGCGGAGATTGCGGAGAATCCCCGTTCACGCAGCGCAGTTTTACGAGCGGTTCGTCGTCTGGATGTCGCTGGATAG
- a CDS encoding cell division protein FtsL, translating into MIDIAWPRSGVSVTRPRVSTVLAAIAILMVVGVFHVWLRMEVTRCEYEVSTLEKNIRAEEYEFKTLEVALGKLTNPRQLQRVATSRLGLHEPQANQVVTVK; encoded by the coding sequence ATGATTGATATTGCCTGGCCAAGAAGTGGAGTGAGCGTCACCCGCCCCAGAGTGTCGACGGTTCTGGCGGCGATTGCCATTCTCATGGTTGTCGGAGTATTCCATGTCTGGTTGCGGATGGAAGTAACACGCTGTGAGTACGAGGTGTCGACGTTGGAAAAGAATATTCGTGCCGAGGAGTACGAGTTCAAGACACTGGAAGTTGCTTTGGGCAAGCTGACCAACCCCCGACAATTGCAGAGAGTTGCCACCTCTCGTCTGGGATTGCACGAACCACAAGCCAACCAGGTTGTTACTGTTAAGTAG